In a single window of the Acipenser ruthenus chromosome 8, fAciRut3.2 maternal haplotype, whole genome shotgun sequence genome:
- the LOC117406996 gene encoding protocadherin-9 isoform X4: MDLRDFYLLASLVACLWLDPAIAQELIYPIREELPENVLIGNIPKDLNISHVNAATGTSANLVYRLVSNTPLVRVSGSTGEIFTTSNRIDRERLCAGPSYEENECSFEIEVVILPNDFFRLIKIKIVVKDINDNAPMFQYPVINISIPENTLINSRFPIPSATDPDIGFNSVQHYELVNGQSAFGLDIVETPEGEKWPQLIVQQNLDRELKDTYVMKIKVEDGGTPQKSSTAILQVTVSDVNDNKPIFKASQIEVHIPENAPVGTSVFQLQATDADVGSNAEIRYIFSTTVSPATKKLFALNATTGLITVQRPLDREETAAHKLLVLASDGSSSPARATILINVTDVNDNPPNIDLKYIISPINGTVYLSEKGPVNTKIALITVSDKDTDVNGKVICFIEKDVPFHLKAVYDNQYLLETSALLDYEGTKEYIFKIVASDSGKPSLNQTALVRVKLEDENDNPPIFSQPVIELSVLENNVRGLYLTTISATDDDSGKNSEIVYQLGPNASFFDLDRKTGVLTASRVFDREEQERFLFTVTARDNGTPPLQSQAAVIVTVQDENDNSPKFTHNHFQFFVSENLSKYSTVGVITVTDSDAGVNADVTLSILNDNENFILDPFSGVIKSNISFDRELQSSYTFDVKAIDGGRPIRSSSAKVTINIIDVNDNSPVVIYPPSNTSFKLVPLSAIPGSVVAEVFAMDVDTGMNAELKYTIVSGNNKGLFRIDPVTGNITLEEKPITTDVGLHRLVVNISDLGYPKSLHTLVLVFLYVNDTVGNATYIYDLIRRTMETPLDRNIGDSSEPYQSGDYLTIMIAIVAGAMVVIVVIFVTVLVRCRHASRFKAAQRNKQGTEWMSPNQENKQNKKKKRKKRKSPKNSLLNFVTIEESKPDDPVHEPMNGTISLPAELEEQGIGRFDWSTAPTTTFKPNSPDLARHYKSASPQSAFHLKADTPVSVKKHHVIQELPLDNTFVGGCDTLSKRSSTSSDHFSASECSSQGGFKTKGPMHTRQGTLTHARTELNPEYLDLRSRAELNSEYWTPCTPLSQRRVTFHLPDGSQESCSDSGLGDHEPVGVGMLISHPLPLVQPQDEFYDQASPDKRTEADGNSDPNSGLGLND, translated from the coding sequence ATGGACCTGAGGGATTTTTACCTGCTGGCTTCTCTGGTTGCCTGCTTGTGGTTAGACCCTGCTATCGCCCAAGAACTGATCTACCCTATTAGAGAGGAGTTGCCTGAAAATGTACTCATTGGAAACATACCAAAGGATTTGAATATTTCTCATGTCAATGCGGCCACTGGAACTAGTGCTAATTTGGTCTACAGGCTTGTTTCCAATACCCCTTTGGTCAGAGTGTCAGGCAGTACGGGAGAAATATTTACAACTTCCAACAGAATCGACAGGGAGAGACTCTGTGCTGGCCCATCTTATGAAGAAAATGAATGTTCTTTTGAGATTGAGGTGGTTATCCTCCCTAATGACTTTTTTAGGCTCATCAAGATTAAAATTGTAGTCAAGGACATCAATGATAATGCGCCCATGTTTCAGTACCCTGTCATCAATATTTCCATTCCAGAAAACACACTGATAAATAGCCGCTTTCCAATTCCATCAGCCACGGATCCGGACATAGGCTTTAACAGTGTGCAGCACTATGAACTGGTAAACGGGCAAAGTGCCTTTGGGCTGGACATTGTAGAGACACCAGAAGGAGAAAAGTGGCCACAACTTATTGTTCAGCAAAACTTAGACAGAGAGCTGAAAGATACTTACGTAATGAAGATAAAGGTGGAGGATGGAGGCACCCCTCAAAAGTCAAGCACTGCAATCCTACAAGTGACAGTAAGTGATGTAAATGACAATAAACCCATTTTTAAAGCGAGCCAAATTGAAGTCCATATTCCAGAAAACGCACCTGTGGGGACTTCTGTGTTTCAGCTACAGGCCACAGATGCAGATGTGGGTTCCAATGCTGAAATCAGGTACATTTTCAGTACCACAGTTTCACCAGCCACGAAAAAGCTCTTTGCATTAAATGCCACCACAGGCCTTATTACAGTCCAGAGACCTTTAGATAGAGAGGAAACAGCTGCCCACAAACTGTTAGTACTAGCTAGCGATGGCAGCTCTAGTCCCGCTAGGGCAACTATTCTTATCAACGTGACTGACGTGAATGATAATCCTCCAAACATAGACCTGAAGTACATTATCAGTCCAATTAATGGAACAGTTTACCTGTCTGAGAAAGGTCCTGTCAATACAAAGATTGCTTTGATCACAGTTTCTGATAAGGACACTGATGTCAATGGCAAAGTGATTTGCTTTATCGAAAAAGATGTCCCATTCCATCTAAAGGCCGTTTATGATAACCAGTATTTGCTAGAGACCTCTGCCCTATTGGACTACGAAGGTACcaaagaatacatttttaaaattgtagctTCTGATTCTGGCAAACCAAGCTTAAATCAGACAGCTTTAGTTCGAGTTAAGCTGGAAGACGAAAATGACAACCCTCCCATTTTCAGCCAGCCAGTAATTGAGTTGTCTGTTCTCGAAAACAATGTACGTGGTCTGTACCTCACGACTATTAGTGCCACAGATGATGACAGTGGGAAGAATTCCGAAATTGTTTATCAGCTTGGACCTAATGCCTCCTTCTTCGATTTAGATCGCAAAACAGGGGTTTTGACAGCATCCAGAGTTTTTGACAGAGAGGAGCAAGagcgttttctttttacagtCACCGCCAGAGATAATGGGACCCCTCCACTACAGAGCCAGGCAGCTGTTATTGTAACTGTGCAGGATGAAAATGACAATAGTCCTAAGTTTACCCATAATCACTTTCAGTTTTTTGTGTCAGAGAACTTGTCAAAGTACAGCACAGTAGGAGTGATCACTGTAACAGATTCAGATGCCGGGGTGAATGCTGATGTGACTCTTTCCATTTTAAATGACAATGAGAACTTCATATTAGACCCCTTCTCTGGAGTTATAAAGTCCAATATTTCCTTTGACAGAGAACTACAAAGCTCATATACATTTGATGTCAAGGCCATTGATGGAGGTCGACCCATTCGTTCATCTTCTGCTAAAGTGACTATAAATATTATAGATGTCAATGATAACAGCCCTGTTGTCATTTATCCACCCTCAAATACTTCATTTAAGTTGGTACCTCTTTCTGCCATCCCTGGATCTGTTGTGGCAGAGGTCTTTGCTATGGATGTTGACACTGGAATGAACGCTGAGCTTAAATATACTATTGTTAGTGGAAATAACAAGGGGTTGTTTAGAATAGATCCTGTGACTGGTAATATTACCCTTGAGGAAAAGCCAATTACTACTGATGTGGGGCTTCATCGATTAGTGGTCAACATAAGTGATCTGGGTTACCCCAAGTCTTTGCACACCCTTGTTCTTGTATTTCTCTATGTAAATGATACTGTTGGCAATGCTACCTATATTTATGACCTGATACGCAGAACTATGGAAACTCCCTTGGATAGAAATATAGGTGACAGCAGTGAGCCTTATCAGAGTGGGGACTATCTGACAATTATGATTGCTATAGTGGCAGGTGCCATGGTTGTTATTGTAGTCATCTTTGTCACAGTGCTGGTGCGCTGCCGTCATGCCTCAAGGTTTAAAGCTGCCCAGAGAAATAAGCAAGGTACTGAATGGATGTCTCCTAATCAAGAGAACAAGcagaacaagaaaaagaaaagaaagaaaaggaaatcgCCCAAGAATTCTCTGCTGAATTTTGTCACCATCGAGGAGTCCAAACCTGATGACCCTGTGCATGAACCAATGAATGGGACTATAAGTCTCCCTGCTGAACTGGAGGAGCAGGGTATAGGACGCTTTGACTGGAGCACAGCACCAACTACAACCTTTAAACCGAACAGCCCTGACCTAGCTAGGCATTATAAATCTGCCTCTCCGCAGTCTGCTTTTCATCTGAAAGCAGACACCCCAGTGTCAGTGAAAAAACACCATGTGATTCAGGAGCTCCCTTTGGACAACACCTTTGTCGGGGGTTGTGACACCCTTTCCAAGCGATCTTCAACTAGTTCAGACCACTTCAGTGCCTCAGAGTGCAGCTCCCAGGGAGGCTTCAAGACAAAGGGCCCCATGCACACCAGACAG